From the genome of Mucispirillum schaedleri ASF457:
AATGATTTCCTATCTATTTTAGCTTTTACTGGGTATCTTTCATCCATAAACAGCCTGTCTATGTTTTTAACAAACTTTTCTATTAGTTTAGAATAAACTGTAATATTATCTGCTTTAAAAGAAATCTGTCTTCTGTCAGTTTCTATTTCTATTAATCCTTTATTTTCAAAAACTCTTATAATTTCTGAAACAGTTTTTTTAGGGATATTTACTGTAAAATCGTTTGAATATTCTGTATCAAATTTTACAGATGCAATAGCTACTCTCTGCATACCTGTTGCAGATATTTCTAAAACATCTCTGTTTACAATAAACTGGGCACCGGTGTATTCAAGTTTTTGAGAATCATTTAATATACAGAATACAGTTCTTTTTAGTAATGTAATTAAATCAGAAGAATTGATTTTAAGATAATATTCTGGTATTATTTCACCCATAGATGGAAAGTTTTCTGATGGTATAGTAGAAAGTTTAAATTTAGATTTGCTGCATATTACATTTAATCTTGTATCATCATATTGAAAATCTATCAATGCTCCATCTGGTAATTCTTTTATAATATCTAAAAGTTTTCTGCAGCTTACAGTAATTCTTCCTTCTCTTTCTATATT
Proteins encoded in this window:
- the dnaN gene encoding DNA polymerase III subunit beta: MHFSVIKEDILKYLQYANSFTNPKGLNDILQNIYMEAENNTVNIKATNYQMGFSCNFEVHNIEREGRITVSCRKLLDIIKELPDGALIDFQYDDTRLNVICSKSKFKLSTIPSENFPSMGEIIPEYYLKINSSDLITLLKRTVFCILNDSQKLEYTGAQFIVNRDVLEISATGMQRVAIASVKFDTEYSNDFTVNIPKKTVSEIIRVFENKGLIEIETDRRQISFKADNITVYSKLIEKFVKNIDRLFMDERYPVKAKIDRKSFIEASKRVSAITSEETPGIILEFDKSALKMSSLETIYGEGSEIIDIIDFNTENFEIILNARHVNEILNTIETEDFTLEMSDKRSPVLITPSDNNYRYLVVPISIDKI